The genomic segment AGGATGTGCAGGTCGGTGCGGCACACCCCGGCGCCGCCGATCTTGACGACGACGTCGAACGGCCCGGTGACCTCCGGGACGGGGACGTCGTGCATCTCCAGCTTCTGGTGGTATCCGGTGACGCGGACGGATCGCATGGTGCTCACGCGGTCTCCCTGGTGGTGACGACGAGGGGCAGGAGGGGGTGTCCGCCGCGCAGGTCGGCGGGTTCGGATCCCTCGGGACGGAACGTCTGGTCGTCCTCCGACCCCGGGTAGCGGGTGGCGAGCAGGCCACGGCAGAAGTGCGCGTTCCCGTCGATGGAGATGCGCGTCGAGCGGGCGCGGCGCAACCGCAGCGGGACCTCGTCGCGCGGGTACGGGGTTCCTTGGTCGTCGACGAGGACGGGGTCCGAGGGTGCGGTGCCCAGCCCGAGCGCCGCCCGTCGGCGCAGGAGCGCGTCCGTCGTCCGCTCGTCGCGGAGGTCGGCCAGCACGACGTCGCCGAGGTCCTCCTCGCGCAGGGCGGTGTCCGCGCGCAGCAGCGTCGTCAGGGCCCGCTCCATCGCCGCGGTGTGCGCCTTGCGGCGGAACGTCAGACGCAGGTCGTCGAGGTCCTGCTC from the Kineococcus endophyticus genome contains:
- a CDS encoding iron-sulfur cluster assembly protein, translated to MTAVLPETRGDLRGQAFQALAVVLDPELDEPITDLGFVRSLAVEGDAVVVHLRLPTSFCSPNFAYLMASDAKDALNDLPWTRTVVVELDDHHDSDLINAGLAADAGYRGTFKHEAEQDLDDLRLTFRRKAHTAAMERALTTLLRADTALREEDLGDVVLADLRDERTTDALLRRRAALGLGTAPSDPVLVDDQGTPYPRDEVPLRLRRARSTRISIDGNAHFCRGLLATRYPGSEDDQTFRPEGSEPADLRGGHPLLPLVVTTRETA